A genome region from Anopheles stephensi strain Indian chromosome 2, UCI_ANSTEP_V1.0, whole genome shotgun sequence includes the following:
- the LOC118507570 gene encoding tyrosine-protein kinase Fer isoform X7, translating into MSSTEISTTASTTSSYETDSVYHNFLFPPRPPVRKKRIRTLLMMTLSTNRPLHEEEWFHGVLPREEVVRLLRNEGDFLVRETTRNDESQTVLSVCWNGHKHFIVQTTAEGHYRFEGPAFPSIQELIVHQYQSELPVTGRSGAVLRKPVLRERWELSNDDVILLDKIGRGNFGDVYKAKLKSSKNTLVAVKTCRMTLPEEQKRKFLQEGRILKQYDHPNIVKLIGICVQKQPIMIVMELVAGGSLLMFLRKNASTLGQRQMMGMCRDAAAGMRYLESKNCIHRDLAARNCLIGNENIVKISDFGMSREEEEYIVSGGMKQIPIKWTAPEALNFGKYTSLCDVWSYGILVWEIFSRGDTPYSGMSNSMARERIDEGYRMPTPEGAPPEMYRLMLKCWSYEPESRPHFDEIYSVVDALLLCTKD; encoded by the exons ATGAGCAGTACTGAGATCAGCACAACCGCCTCCACAACGTCCTCGTACGAAACCGATAGCGTCTATCACAACTTCCTGTTCCCGCCGCGGCCACCGGTGCGCAAGAAACGCATCCGAACGCTGCTGATG ATGACTCTCTCGACAAACCGTCCGCTGCATGAGGAGGAATGGTTCCACGGTGTTCTGCCCCGCGAGGAAGTGGTCCGATTGCTGCGCAACGAGGGCGACTTTCTGGTGCGCGAAACGACCCGCAACGACGAAAGCCAAACCGTGCTGAGTGTCTGCTGGAATGGACACAAACACTTTATCGTGCAAACGACCGCTGAG GGTCACTATCGCTTCGAAGGACCAGCCTTCCCGAGCATACAGGAGCTGATCGTACACCAATACCAGTCGGAGCTGCCCGTGACGGGCCGTTCCGGAGCTGTGCTACGCAAACCAGTGCTACGCGAACGCTGGGAACTAAGTAACGACGATGTGATTCTGCTGGACAAGATTGGCCGTGGCAATTTCGGCGACGTGTACAAGGCCAAGCTGAAATCGTCGAAAAACACCCTCGTAGCCGTTAAGACGTGTCGCATGACACTGCCCGAGGAGCAAAAGCGCAAGTTTCTGCAGGAGGGGCGCATCCTGAAGCAGTACGATCATCCGAACATTGTAAAGCTGATCGGCATCTGCGTGCAGAAGCAACCGATCATGATCGTGATGGAGCTGGTGGCGGGTGGTTCGTTGCTGATGTTTCTACGCAAGAATGCAAGCACGCTGGGCCAGCGGCAGATGATGGGTATGTGCCGGGATGCAGCAGCTGGCATGCGCTACCTGGAGTCAAAGAACTGCATCCATCGGGATCTTGCCGCCCGTAACTGTTTGATCGGCAATGAAAATATAGTAAAAATCTCCGACTTTGGAATGTCCCGCGAGGAGGAAGAGTACATTG TATCCGGAGGCATGAAGCAGATCCCGATCAAGTGGACTGCACCGGAAGCACTGAACTTCGGCAAGTACACCTCGCTGTGCGACGTCTGGTCGTACGGTATACTGGTGTGGGAAATTTTCAGCCGCGGCGATACACCCTACTCGGGCATGAGCAACTCGATGGCACGGGAACGAATAGACGAGGGTTACCGCATGCCAACGCCCGAAGGTGCGCCACCCGAGATGTACCGGCTCATGCTCAAGTGTTGGTCGTACGAGCCGGAAAGTCGGCCACATTTCGACGAAATCTACAGTGTGGTGGACGCACTGCTACTCTGCACCAAGGACTGA